A stretch of the Sutcliffiella horikoshii genome encodes the following:
- a CDS encoding replication initiation protein has protein sequence MMQLQKNEVQSTPYEIDIKNWVTKSNQLIEATYKLTLQEQRILLILSSKVQPNDEELKAYKFRVQDFMDIIGMKPGTGYYSHIKEVVTALQTKTLTIKQGSKTMVANWLITSMYEDNEGSVILKFNPDLKHLFLNLKEKFTSYQLENVIKLHSLYSIRIYELLKQYTNIGKRHFTIEELREYLGIETSKYKQYGHFKSKVINVALEELKLKTDLSFTFEEHKTGRKVTSLTFYIINHKNTLVKKIDPKKVPIEYRESEHYKGLLELGIDEEKVKYLINTYKKEQIQRNIEYVRSRKTPIDNVGGYLFNAIKKDFASSNVKQAPTRSSRFTSDYNQEEQLELLQDEKLDKLQSYMKRYADTSAFEAHCLEVKKIKDRLSQMSKENRDVAYDSLVEMMKSDIEMLSKSDRGIRETHEFKDDYIKEIYESLLQD, from the coding sequence ATGATGCAGTTGCAAAAAAATGAGGTACAATCTACTCCATATGAAATAGACATTAAGAATTGGGTAACAAAATCCAATCAGTTAATTGAAGCTACATATAAGCTAACATTACAGGAACAAAGAATTTTACTTATCCTATCTAGTAAGGTCCAGCCTAATGATGAAGAACTTAAGGCATACAAGTTCAGGGTGCAAGATTTTATGGACATAATCGGTATGAAGCCTGGTACTGGTTATTACTCGCATATTAAAGAAGTGGTGACAGCCCTACAAACGAAAACACTTACTATTAAGCAGGGTTCTAAAACAATGGTTGCTAACTGGCTTATCACTTCCATGTATGAAGATAATGAAGGCAGCGTAATACTAAAATTCAATCCTGATCTTAAACATCTCTTCTTAAATTTAAAAGAGAAGTTCACGTCCTATCAACTTGAGAACGTTATAAAGCTACACTCCCTATATTCGATTCGTATTTATGAGTTGTTAAAACAATATACGAATATTGGTAAACGGCACTTTACCATTGAAGAGCTGAGAGAATATTTGGGTATTGAAACATCAAAATATAAACAATATGGCCACTTTAAAAGTAAGGTAATTAATGTTGCTCTCGAAGAGTTAAAGCTCAAAACTGACCTATCATTTACTTTTGAGGAACATAAAACCGGTAGAAAGGTAACATCCCTCACCTTCTATATTATTAATCATAAAAACACTCTAGTAAAAAAGATAGATCCTAAAAAAGTGCCTATTGAATATAGAGAGAGCGAACACTATAAAGGGTTACTGGAACTAGGAATAGATGAAGAAAAAGTTAAATATCTAATAAATACATACAAAAAAGAGCAAATCCAAAGAAACATAGAGTATGTTCGAAGCAGGAAAACTCCAATCGATAATGTGGGAGGATACTTATTTAATGCAATAAAAAAGGACTTTGCTTCATCTAATGTTAAGCAGGCCCCTACCCGCTCCTCTCGTTTCACAAGTGATTATAACCAGGAGGAACAACTTGAATTACTGCAAGATGAAAAGCTTGATAAGTTACAATCTTATATGAAGCGTTATGCCGATACCAGCGCCTTTGAGGCACATTGCTTAGAGGTAAAGAAGATAAAAGATAGACTATCACAAATGTCTAAAGAAAATCGAGACGTTGCATATGATAGCCTGGTAGAGATGATGAAAAGCGATATAGAAATGCTGTCGAAAAGTGATAGAGGAATCAGGGAAACTCATGAGTTTAAAGATGACTATATAAAAGAGATTTATGAAAGCTTGCTGCAAGATTAA